From the genome of Candidatus Thorarchaeota archaeon:
AGCTCAAAGTCCTCACGGTCCTCGGTCACAAGGGGACACTCCGCACAATCAGTAGTGCAGGCATAGGGGACCTGATCAGTGTGTCTGTGACCAAGGGAAAGCAGGAGATGAGGAAGCAGGTGCTCCAGGCAATCGTTGTGAGACAGAGGAAGCCATACAGAAGACCTGACGGCACATGGATTCACTTTGAGGACAACGCAGCCGTACTTGTGAAGCCCGGCGGTGAACCACAGGGCTCGGAACTCAGAGGGCCGATGGCAAGAGAGGTCACATTGAAGTGGCCCAGAGTAGCGGCGATAGCAACCAAGATAGTTTGAGGGCGGTGGAAATGACAAAGAGAATCAGTTCCAAGGCTCCAAGGAAACAACGAGCAGCGATACACAGAGGACCTCTGCACGCTCACAGGAGCCAGCTCAGATGCAGACTTGACGACGCCCTCAGAGAGGAATATGGCCTCAAGTCACTGGTCATCAAGAAGGGAGACCTAGTACGAATAATGAGAGGGCAGTTCCGCGACACTGAGGGAAAGGTCACCAGAGTGGACTACTCTCGGATTCGCGTCTATCTGGATTCAGCAACGACAACGAAGGCTGATGGCAAGGAGGCCCCAGTGCCTATCCACCCATCCAATCTGCTTCTTGTAAAGCTCGAACTCAATGACGAGAGAAAGCAACTGCTGCAGAAGAAGATGGTTGACAAGACGGAGGATGAAACAGAGTGACAAGACTGGGTCAGAAGAAACAACTCAAACGGTTACCAGCACCAGCACACTGGCCCATTAGCAGGAAGAGCACCAAGTTCACCATAAGACCTCGTCCAGGACCACATCCAAAGGACTCGTGCATTCCAATAGGAATACTCCTCAGAGAGGTCATGGGATACGCCCACGATATGCGAGAGATCAGGAAGATTCTCACAG
Proteins encoded in this window:
- a CDS encoding 50S ribosomal protein L14 — encoded protein: MARGLPIGATILCADNSGAKELKVLTVLGHKGTLRTISSAGIGDLISVSVTKGKQEMRKQVLQAIVVRQRKPYRRPDGTWIHFEDNAAVLVKPGGEPQGSELRGPMAREVTLKWPRVAAIATKIV
- a CDS encoding 50S ribosomal protein L24, which gives rise to MTKRISSKAPRKQRAAIHRGPLHAHRSQLRCRLDDALREEYGLKSLVIKKGDLVRIMRGQFRDTEGKVTRVDYSRIRVYLDSATTTKADGKEAPVPIHPSNLLLVKLELNDERKQLLQKKMVDKTEDETE